The sequence below is a genomic window from Sorangiineae bacterium MSr12523.
GGAGTCGAGAAAGCGCAGCTTCTTGTCCGCGAGCGCATTCGCGCGGCGGACCGAATCGTGGAAATTCGAATTTCCGCCGTCGATGATGATGTCGTTGGGCGAGAGAAGCTTCGCCACGTCCTCGATGGTCTTCTCCGTGGGCGCGCCCGACGGCACCATCACCCAGACCGCGCGCGGCGCATTCAGTTTCGCGACGAGATCTTCGAGCGACTTTGCACCGGTGGCGCCTTCACTGGCCAAGCGGTCGACCGCAGCGGTATCGCGATCGTAGGCAACGACCTGATGACCGCCGCGCAAGAGCCGCCTGACCATGTTTCCGCCCATCTTGCCCAGGCCAATGATTGCAATCTGCATCGTCGTCCTCCGTGCTCTTTCGAGCATCTCGTCCGCTGCACTCATTCCGCACGCCTCCTGCTGTAAATTCCGGGACGAGCCAGGCGCGAGCGCATCCGTGAAGCCGCACGAGTGTACAGGATTGCGCATCGGATGCGCGCGACGTCTGCACAGCAAAACCGCCGCGTTGCGCTGGCCCACTCGATGCTTAGGTTCCCTTGCATTCGAGGTCGATGCAGCAGGGTGCGGGGACTAGGGAGCTAGCGATGAAGGAAATAGGACAAGGCGCAAAGTTGATCGGGTTCGTCCAGGTCCACGTAGGCGCTCGTATTTTCGCTCTGCCCGTCCAAGCGGTGAAGTTCGACCGCGACCGTTCGTCGATTCCGCCGGGCGGCTTCTTCAGTGACGAGGCGGGGCAATACGGCATCCTCGTCGACGGAGACGCCTCACCATCGGATGTTCAGGCCCAGATCGCAGCCGCTTCTGCGGAGGCCGTTCGATACATCTCGGCTCGCTTTCTGAACTAGGTTTCAGACCGCAGCGTCAGAGCAGCGTTCGCGTTCGTCAGCGTTTCGCGTCGCCGTTCGCATCATTCGAGTCGAGCGCACGCGCGAGCAACTCCAAGGCGTCCGTCACACGTTGTCGATCGGCCCTCGGGAGCTGGTCGAGAACGGCAGTAAAGGACGTGCTCGATCCCGCAGCTACGGACTCCGCCACACGCTTGCCGCGTGGTGTAAGTCGCACATCGGTTTGGCGTGCGTCATCCGTGCCCTTTTTGCGCGAAATGAGGCCGCTTCGCTCCAGACCGGACAGGTTGCGGCTGGCCGTCGAAGGGTCGATACCGAGCTGCTCGGCCAGCGACGACGTCGAGACGGCGCCGCGCTCGAAAATCAGCTGCAACGTCTCGGCCTGCTGGGGGGTGACATCCACCGCCCGCGCGCGCTCCCTGCTGATACGGCCGAGAGCGCGGGCAACGATATGAACGGCGTGCACGAACCTCTCCTGGTCGGCCATGGGGGGGACCTGCATCCTACAAGTTTGGTGGCGACGTCAAGCGGCGCGAGGGCAACCATCATGCGCTCTTCGGAAATCCTTCGGGAAAATTCGTAGCCCCCCTCGACGGATTTGTGCGCGAATGGACGCTCGCGACCGGGCGTTCGAAGTGAACGGGAGTGCACGGAGGCCTTGGACCTGCGAGTGAATCGGACAGCTGCTTGGCTCGTCACGCTGACAGGTCCGCTGGCGCCGACTAAGGTGCGTCGGAGCGGGCGGCCGACGTTCAACGCAGGTGACGAGGGAGTGACGATGAAGAGCAAGACGTGGTTCGGGCTGGCGATGGCCGGCATGCTGGGGGCGCTGGCGTGGGGTGCGATGCCATCGTCGGTGGCGGCGGCGGATCAAGCCGCCCCCGCGTGCGGGAGCAAAGACAACCCGTGCCCGATGCAAAAGTGGATGAAGGCCAACTTGGGTGCCGCCCTCGCGGGCAACGATCTGCAGGCGCTGGCGAAGTCGCTGGACAAGTCCGCAACGTTTTCGCCCGACCCGTCATGGGAGTGGGCCGCCATCGCCAAGGCCGGGGCCGACGCCGCACGCAAGGGGGACGTCGCAGGGGCCAAGGCTTCTTGCAAGACCTGCCACGACAAGTACAAGGACTCGTACAAGTCGAAGTTCCGCACCAAAGCCGTGAACTAGTTTGCGCACGTGAAAGACGGGGGCCCACCCGAGAAAAAACGACCGGCCGAAGCCGGGCGCGGGGCTTTTTTCGGCTTGCCGCGGGCCTTATGGTTCTCTAGCGTAGCGACAAATCCCATGGCTTCGTGCGTCGAGGTCCTCTCCAAATGAATGTCGTGAAGCCTAACTTGAGCCGTCCTCAGACGACGCGGATGTTCGAGAGTGACTTTCTCGAATGGTTCTCGCGCATCCACCCCGCCACGCCCTTCATCGCGTGGATCCCGGTGTCGGCGTTCGTCGTGTATCGGAGCGTCTCCCGCCACGATCTGCCCGTTTCGGGCGTTGTCGGCCTGTTTTTCCTTGGTGTCTTCGCCTGGACGTTCGTCGAGTACATCCTGCACCGGTACGTCTTTCACTGGACGAAGGACACGCCCCTCGGGCGTCGCATCCACTTCCTGATGCACGGCGTCCACCACGACTTTCCGAACGACAAGGATCGTCTGGTGATGCCGCTCGGCGTGAGCGTCCCGCTCGCCGTGCTCTTTTACTCGCTCTACTACTTCACGATGGGGCAGCGCATTGGCGAGCCGTTCTTCGCAGGCTTCGTCATCGGCTACCTCGCGTACGACGGTACGCACTACGCCGTGCACCACTTCAAGCAGACCACGCGCATCGGCAAGTGGCTGCGGCGCCATCACATGCTGCACCACCACGCGGATCACTCCGGCGGCTTTGGCGTCTCATCGCCTCTTTGGGACATCGTCTTCAACACGATGCCAAAGGCAAAGCGCGAGCGCGCTTAAGCTCCTCTGAACCCGTACACGTTCCCGTTCCCGTACACGTTCCCGATCTCTCGATTCGGGAGTTCGGGAAGGGGAAGGGGAACGGGAACGCGTACGGGAAGAGAGCGGTTTACTTCTGCGCGACCGGTTGCATGGCTTGCACGGGGACTTTGGCCACGGACACCGACTTCGTGTGGTGTTCCAGGCTCGTCGCCAGCCGTGCGCCGACCGAAAAAGCGACTGCGGAAGCCATGATTCCAAAAGCCCCAATCGCGAATGACCTGGCAAGTGATCTGCCGAGCGACCTGCGCAACTTCGATTCGGACATTCGAATGCCTCCCTGGTTTCGACTGCGTCCGGCGACCTTTCAGATGAGGGCGTGGGACGCGCCGTCAGAATTCGCGGGAATGCCGCGCGTCAAAAAGCAAACGAAGCAGGATCACCTTACCGGGGTGGTCAGCGAATTCAACAAGGACCGCGCAAATTTGTCGCAGTCCTTGGGGACTGGGCCTACCTTGGCCGCCGTTCCAGCAGGTTTTGCTGTTTTTTGCCTGCGAGACTGGAAGCTTTCTTCGTATGGATCGTTGGGGAGGAAACGAGCGCGCGCTCGTGGGGGGTACCAACGTGGACTTGGCCGATGCCACCCGCCTCTTTTTTTTGTCTCACTTTTGCGCGTCGATTTGATGTTCCGGACCGACGCGAGAACTTAAGATAAGCTCGCACCATGTCGCAGGGCGACAAACCCGCATCAATTCCTCCTGAGTCTGGGACTCTACTCGCGCAGCGGTACGAGGTAATTCGCGAACTCGGTCGCGGCGGGATGGGGGTCGTCTACCTCTGTCGCGATCTCGTGAGCGGAGAACGCGTCGCGCTCAAACGGCTTCGCACGCCGGATGAAGCCAAAGGGCAAACACGCCCCGAGGAGACCTGGTGGTTCCACCAGGAAGCGCGCGCCGTCGCCGCACTCGAGCACCCCACGCTCGTGCGCGCGCGCGACTTCGGCACCTTGGCCGACGGCTCGCCGTACCTCGTGATGGAGGCACTGCCCGGTCGCAGCGTCCACGAGTGGATGCACACGACCACGCTGCCGTGGCCGGTCATCTGGGCGCTGGTCGATCAGGTTCTCGCGGGGCTCGCGCACGCGCACGCACGCGGCGTCATCCACGGCGATTTGAAGCCGTCCAACGTGATGCTCGATCTTGCGACCTCGGGTCGCGGACCGCGCGCGTACATCTTGGACTTGGGGCTCGCGTGGCTGCGTCAGCAGCGCCACGATCCGCGCCTCGATGGTGCTCCGCAGCCCGAGCTGGCCACGCACGCGGGCGCAGGCACCGTGGGCTGGGTTGCACCGGAGCAGATTCGCAAAGCGGCCACGTTGGTGGGGCCGCCGACGGATCTCTACGCGCTCGGATGCATCCTGTACCGCATCCTCGTCGGCAAAGAAGTCTTCGAGGGCACCGCTCAAGAAGTGTTGCGCGCGCACAAGCGCACGCCGGTGCCGCCGCTCACGCTCGCCGCGGGCGTGCCCTCGGGCGTGAGCCCGTACGTGCAAAAGCTCCTCGCGAAGCGCCCGTGGCACCGCTACGAGTACGCGGCGGATGCGCGCCGCGCGTGGGCCCGCTTCAAGCCGAACGAATCGGCCACGTTGGAAGAAGTGGTGGCCGCAGGGCCTGCTCCGCCGGTGGCACCTTCGTCGCGTCCTGCGCTGGGGCGCGCGGTGGCGGCGGCTCGTTCGCTGGCGCCCGGCCTTCTCGGCTTGCGTCCGTCGCCGCTGGTTGCGCGCGAAGACGAGCGGCGTCTGCTTTGGGATCTCGTCGAGCAAATGGCCGCCCCGCAGGGCCCGACGCGAGCCCTCGTGGCGTTGCTCGGTGAAGCCGGCGTCGGCAAGAGCCGCCTGGCCTCGTGGCTCTGCGAAACGGTGCACGAGCACGGCATGATGGTGCCGCTGCGTGCGCGTTACGGCCGCATTCCCACGCCGCTCGACGGTGTCACGGGCGCGGTGAACGCGCACTTCGGCCTGGAAGGGGCCGATCGCGCGTTGGTGGAGCAGACGCTCATCAATCGATGGGAGGTCGCCGCCGACAACGACGAAGAGCTCACCTGGGTCGCGGCCACCGCCGAGTGGCTTCGCCCCACGCCGCCGGGCACGGTCACGCCGCTCGGCCCCTCGGGCAAGCGCTTCGTGCTGGATACGCCCGAGTTGCGCTGGGTGGTGATCCGCAAAGTGTTCGAACGCATCGGGCGCGATCGCCCGATCCTCCTCTGGTCGGACGACCTGCACCAGGCCTCGCCCAACACGTTCGAGGTGCTGCGGCGCATGCACCAGTCCATCGGGCGCCCCGGCGGTCGCGAGGTGAAGCTGATGGCCATCGCCACCGCGCGAAGCGAAACGCTCGCGAGCGATCTCGATGCGGCCCTTCGCATGGAGTCCGCGCGCGCGGAGTGGAATGGGCGGGTCATCGAATTGAAGCCGCTGGCCAGCGACGAGACCGACGCGCTGCTTCGCTCCACCTTGCCGCTGGACGACTCCGCGGTGGAACGGGCGCGCCAACAGAGCCGCGGCAACCCGCTGTTCGCGCTGCAGTTGCTTCATGCGTGGGCGGGTGGCGGCTACCTCAAATTGGAGAAGGGCAAGTACCGCGTGCCGGACAGCGCGCTGCTTGGCCGCGCCATCACGACGGCGGAGCTGTGGGACGAGCGCCTGCGCGCCGTGCCGACGGAGTTGCGCCTTTCGGCCTACGCCGCCGCGGCGCTGGGCGAGGACATCCGGGGCGAGGTGTTGAAGACGCTGGTCGCATCGCTGGGCATGGATCCGCGCGATGCCTTGGTGGGCCTCACGCGCGCGCAGATCCTGCTGGCGTCGGGCAACGACCAATTCCGCTGGCCCCATGCTTTGTTGCTCGAGCACCTTTTGGTGCGCCTGCACGAGCGCAAGGATGCGCCGGCCATCTTCCGCTTGGCCGCGAACGCGCTGGCGAAGCATCCTGCCGTGGGATCGCGCCGCATCATGAAGCACCGCGTGGCGAACTTGCTCAAGGCGGGCGACGACGACGTCGCGGCCAACTTGATGTTCAAGTTCATCCAGGGGTCGTGGCGCCGCGGCCGCGACACGGCGGCGACGTTGCGCGATCTCGAGCTGCTCGCGGGCCACGTGAGCGGGGCCACGGCCGCCGAGTATGCCTACTGGCGCGCCGAGGCATTGCGGCACACGGGCAAGCTGGACGAGGCGCGCGAGCAAGCCGAAGCCGCGCGCAAAGCCTTTGCCGAGGCGGGGGATCTCGGTCGCGAGGCGCACACCTTGCGGCTGCTCGGGCACATCGCTTCGGACTTGGGGCACCCGGCGCACGGGCGGCTGCAGGTCGTGCAGGCGCTCTCGCACTTCGAGAAAGAAGGGGACGAGGCAGGGTACGCGCAGGCGCAGGTCGTTCTCGGCGAGATCGACTACCTGCTCGGCGAGCACGCCCGCGCACGCGATGTGCTCAATCAAGCGAGCGTGCGCTGCAGCGCCGTGGGCGACGCCCTCGGCCGCGCGCAGTGCCTGATTCTCATGGCCATGATCTCCACGGCCGTGGGCGGCTACGATCTTTCGCGCGAGCTCCTCATCGAGGCGCGCGCCGAGTTCGACGCCATGGGCTATCGCCTCGGCCTGGCCCAGTGCGACGTGGTCCTCGGCCATGCCGATCACCGCGCCTTCGACTTCGAGCGGGCCCGCACCCGCGCGCTCTCCGCACGCTCGTCGTTCCGCGAGCTGCAAAACCCGCGCGGCGAGGCGGCGTGCGAGCGCCTGCTCGCCATGATTGCCATCGACACCGAGGACTACAACGCGGCGGCGTCCCACGCGAAGGTCGCCGGTCGCCTCTATGACACGCTCAAGGATCCCTGGGGCGAGGTGGAGGCCAAGCTGCTGCTCGCGCAGGTTGCCCTGGCGCGCGGCGATGCCGGCGACAAGGGCGCGCCTGCGCTCTTGGCGGCGTGCGATGCCATCGTGCTCGACGAGGCGGAGCCGCGGCAGCACCGCCACCTGACGCGCGCATGGCTCTTCCAAAAGGAGGCCCGCTGGGAAGAGGCCGCTCAAGAGCTGGAGCTGGCCCGCACCGCCTATGGCGAGCGCACCCGCACCGGCGACCACGCGCCGCAGCTTCTGGCGCGCTTCGCCCGCCTCAAATGGGAAGAACCGGCCCGCACCACGGTGGACACCTGGCTCGATTCCATGACCCGCGAAAGCCGCTTGGGCTCCGAATCGGCGACGTGGTCGACCTGGGCCCGGTAGCAGTGCTATAGGGCAGCGCCATGTCTACCCCGCAAGATTCTCCCCGTCGTAGGAAGCAGAAGGCCCGTCGTACGAAGCAGCTCGCCGAGTGGCGCGCCAAGAAGGCCGCCCAGGCCCCCGCCGAGAAGCCCGCTTCCTGATTTTCCGCCCGTACACGTTCCCGTTCCCGTACCCGTTCCCGAACTCTTCCGCCGAGAAGGGGAGATCGTGTACGGGAACGGGAACGGGAACGTGTACGGGAAGAGAGCTAGGTTGTCGTCCTCGAGCTCCACTGCTCCACTTTTTCGAGCAGCGTGTCGAGCGCGAGCGGCTTGTAGATGAACGCCTTCGCGTTCAACGCAGCGCTCTGCTCCTTGGCCTGGCCCGAGGCCGTGACGATGACGACGGGAATGTTGGCCAGCCGCGGATCCTGCCGCTGGCGGTTGCAAAATTCCACTCCGTCCATCACGGGCATCATTAGATCGAGCAGAATCAGATTGGGCGCCCGGTGTTCGCGCAAATAGTCGAGGGCTTCTCGCCCATTCGAAGCGCACGCAACCGTGTAGCCTTCATCCTCGAGGATCATGCTGATCGTCTCGCGGATGTCGACGTCGTCGTCCACGACCAGAACCGCTGCGCCCAACTCTAAGCAAGGAGCCGCTGGATCGCTCATGCGCGCCTTACTTTACAGTGAAGCGATTCGGGGAAGAGTCGTCTATTTGCATGCGGTACGGCTGGGTACGGCCCCCGGTCCTGCTCGGCGTGCTGTAATGTGGGCGTCTTCACGTCCGTCTAGAGGAGAACCATGAAAAACGCCAAACGTCGTCCCTGGCTCACGCCCGTTCTCGTTGTGCTCTGTCTTGTCGCGCTCGTCGCAAATGCATTTGCCCTCGAGCGTCTGCCGAACGGCTACTACCACACGGGCGATGGCGTTCGGCAGAAGAAGATCCTGTTCGCCAGCGTCGATGTCTATGCCATCGGCCACGAGATGAAGGAGCTGCCGCCGGCGAAGTCGAAGCAGGCCGTCATCGATGCGGACATCAGCAAACGGTTCATCTGGAAGATGAAGCGTGATGTCGACAGCGAGAAAATTCAGAATGCGCTGTCCGAGGCGTACGCCATGAACGGCTACACCGACAAAGCCAAGATCGGAAAATTCCTCGCCGTCTTCAGCAAAGAGCTGAAGGAAAATCAGATTGTCACCATCACCTACGACGCCGACAAGAAGACCACCACGCTGCAAGTGCAAGGTGGCGCCAGCGCCACGGCCGATGGCGTCGATTTCATGAAGGCAACTTGGCGTATCTGGTTCGGCAAGATCGACCAGCCGTCCCTCGGCGATGCCCTGATCAGCCGTCTTCCCTGAAGGATAGGGTAGGGGTTGGGGTTTGGCGTTTAGGAAGAGACGGCAGCCCCGATGTCGGTGGTGCGCGCTCGCGCTGCGACCCCTGACCCCTAATCCCTAACACCTAACCCCTCGGACGAGAGACAAACGCCCGTCGCTAGAGTTAGCATCATGGAGTTCGCACCCCGCGCGCTCCGGAGGTCTCTCTTGGACAAGCCCACGACGAAAAATGATCTCAACGCCGCCGTTCCGAAATTCTGTCTTGCGGTGGAAGAACATCGCCGAACGCCCGAGGGGCGAGTCCGTACGAGCCAGGAGTTTCTGAATCACTTTTTCCCGTACGACGACGCGAAAGCCAAGGATCAGCTCTTTCGCTACATCCCCAACGATGTGCGCGGACCGATCCTCGCGCACTGGGGCATCCGCGGCCTGAAAGCCGCCGTGCGTGACACCGACGACAAGGTCGAAGCGGTGGTGCACGACGCACTGGTTGCAGGCGACGTCGATCATGCGGCCTTCGAATTGGGCCTTCCGCCCGACGTGGTCGTGCGCTGGGTGCCGCTTTCGTCGTGGTGGACGTTCTGGCGTGGCGGCAAGCTGTCGAAAAAGGCCATCCACAAGGCCCTCGAGGAGGCGTACGACCTCGGGCTGTTCGATGCGCGATGGTTTCTCGACACCGTCGAGGGCCGCGGCGGCAAGCTTCGCGGGACCGACGTCATCGCCGAAGGCCTCACCAAGGCGGATTTGACCGAGTGGATCAAGAAGATCCACCAATCGGGCGACGGCTCGCCGCGGGGCATTTTGGCGGCGGTAGGCTGGGACAAGCTCGTGTCGCAGACGCCGAATGACGTGCTCATTGGCGCGCTCGATGCCCTCGCCCTCAAGGTCGGCCTGGTGCAGATCGCCGAGTCGGAAATCGAGAAAAGCCTCTCGGGTCTCTCGCTGGAGCCCTTGAGTGGCGGCGGCGGCGTGGATGGCGAGGCGAAGACCTCGACCACGGGCCGCGTGCCTCGCGAGACCGACGCTCCCGAGGTTTCCGTGGGCGAGACCGAGGTGGCCGCGCTCAACGACGACGGGATGGTCGTCATCATCGACGACGATCCCGCATCGGACGAAGAGCCATCGGCCCCTGGCATCTCGGCGCCCGCAGGAACATTGGCCTCGGGCGGCGCCCTTTCGAGCCCTCCGTTGCCCAGCATCGGCAAC
It includes:
- a CDS encoding MarR family transcriptional regulator; translated protein: MADQERFVHAVHIVARALGRISRERARAVDVTPQQAETLQLIFERGAVSTSSLAEQLGIDPSTASRNLSGLERSGLISRKKGTDDARQTDVRLTPRGKRVAESVAAGSSTSFTAVLDQLPRADRQRVTDALELLARALDSNDANGDAKR
- a CDS encoding sterol desaturase family protein, with the protein product MSRPQTTRMFESDFLEWFSRIHPATPFIAWIPVSAFVVYRSVSRHDLPVSGVVGLFFLGVFAWTFVEYILHRYVFHWTKDTPLGRRIHFLMHGVHHDFPNDKDRLVMPLGVSVPLAVLFYSLYYFTMGQRIGEPFFAGFVIGYLAYDGTHYAVHHFKQTTRIGKWLRRHHMLHHHADHSGGFGVSSPLWDIVFNTMPKAKRERA
- a CDS encoding protein kinase, with protein sequence MGVVYLCRDLVSGERVALKRLRTPDEAKGQTRPEETWWFHQEARAVAALEHPTLVRARDFGTLADGSPYLVMEALPGRSVHEWMHTTTLPWPVIWALVDQVLAGLAHAHARGVIHGDLKPSNVMLDLATSGRGPRAYILDLGLAWLRQQRHDPRLDGAPQPELATHAGAGTVGWVAPEQIRKAATLVGPPTDLYALGCILYRILVGKEVFEGTAQEVLRAHKRTPVPPLTLAAGVPSGVSPYVQKLLAKRPWHRYEYAADARRAWARFKPNESATLEEVVAAGPAPPVAPSSRPALGRAVAAARSLAPGLLGLRPSPLVAREDERRLLWDLVEQMAAPQGPTRALVALLGEAGVGKSRLASWLCETVHEHGMMVPLRARYGRIPTPLDGVTGAVNAHFGLEGADRALVEQTLINRWEVAADNDEELTWVAATAEWLRPTPPGTVTPLGPSGKRFVLDTPELRWVVIRKVFERIGRDRPILLWSDDLHQASPNTFEVLRRMHQSIGRPGGREVKLMAIATARSETLASDLDAALRMESARAEWNGRVIELKPLASDETDALLRSTLPLDDSAVERARQQSRGNPLFALQLLHAWAGGGYLKLEKGKYRVPDSALLGRAITTAELWDERLRAVPTELRLSAYAAAALGEDIRGEVLKTLVASLGMDPRDALVGLTRAQILLASGNDQFRWPHALLLEHLLVRLHERKDAPAIFRLAANALAKHPAVGSRRIMKHRVANLLKAGDDDVAANLMFKFIQGSWRRGRDTAATLRDLELLAGHVSGATAAEYAYWRAEALRHTGKLDEAREQAEAARKAFAEAGDLGREAHTLRLLGHIASDLGHPAHGRLQVVQALSHFEKEGDEAGYAQAQVVLGEIDYLLGEHARARDVLNQASVRCSAVGDALGRAQCLILMAMISTAVGGYDLSRELLIEARAEFDAMGYRLGLAQCDVVLGHADHRAFDFERARTRALSARSSFRELQNPRGEAACERLLAMIAIDTEDYNAAASHAKVAGRLYDTLKDPWGEVEAKLLLAQVALARGDAGDKGAPALLAACDAIVLDEAEPRQHRHLTRAWLFQKEARWEEAAQELELARTAYGERTRTGDHAPQLLARFARLKWEEPARTTVDTWLDSMTRESRLGSESATWSTWAR
- a CDS encoding response regulator; the protein is MSDPAAPCLELGAAVLVVDDDVDIRETISMILEDEGYTVACASNGREALDYLREHRAPNLILLDLMMPVMDGVEFCNRQRQDPRLANIPVVIVTASGQAKEQSAALNAKAFIYKPLALDTLLEKVEQWSSRTTT
- a CDS encoding chalcone isomerase family protein translates to MKNAKRRPWLTPVLVVLCLVALVANAFALERLPNGYYHTGDGVRQKKILFASVDVYAIGHEMKELPPAKSKQAVIDADISKRFIWKMKRDVDSEKIQNALSEAYAMNGYTDKAKIGKFLAVFSKELKENQIVTITYDADKKTTTLQVQGGASATADGVDFMKATWRIWFGKIDQPSLGDALISRLP